A stretch of Henckelia pumila isolate YLH828 chromosome 4, ASM3356847v2, whole genome shotgun sequence DNA encodes these proteins:
- the LOC140865765 gene encoding protein WHAT'S THIS FACTOR 1 homolog, chloroplastic, with protein MSVVLTSKVSFASCCDIPAVLVESHSLSKLHIHGISINPSSKYLAQKKSILLKNLSVVTCSSSRQKLVRDPRLDKHVAKQNKIRFVQKLKTLLLSKPKHFLPIHILHKCRSYLCLPKPLSMISMIHRYPTIFELFYIPVPLIPINAAGPLTQLCVRLTPAAASLAKRESDLKKSMAASLVTKLQKLLMLASPYHRILLSKLVHLGPDLGMPVNFRSRLCNDHPDKFKVVDTSYGRALELVCWDSNLATIIPSHDEIESLGLIVDRPLKFEHLTLRKGLNVKRSHRDYLIKFKAVPDVCPYTTNLGNLVKESIEAEKRACAVVREVLGITVEKRTLVDHLTHFRKEFGLPNKLRGMLIRHPELFYVSIKGQRDSVFLVEGYSKKGALLEKDETLVLKDQLVELVREGKRLRREKKREYIFGDADKCNAQTVDPRVDHEDYDDCDDGLDDLFELDESGSEGDVKDLETEETIRMLEKEEFWTMETPSLHENGDDSGLVPW; from the coding sequence atgtcagTAGTATTGACTTCGAAAGTTTCTTTCGCGTCCTGCTGTGATATACCAGCTGTTTTGGTTGAATCACACTCTCTCTCGAAGTTGCATATACATGGAATTAGCATCAATCCTTCAAGTAAATATCTTGCTCAGAAAAAAAGCATCTTGTTGAAGAATCTTTCTGTAGTTACATGTTCTTCATCTCGTCAGAAGTTAGTACGTGACCCAAGGTTAGATAAGCATGTGGCGAAGCAGAACAAGATACGTTTTGTTCAGAAGCTCAAGACCCTCCTCCTTTCCAAACCGAAACACTTCCTACCCATTCACATTCTCCATAAATGCCGTTCATACTTATGTTTACCCAAGCCGCTTTCCATGATATCGATGATTCATCGGTATCCGACCATTTTTGAGCTGTTTTATATCCCTGTGCCGCTGATACCGATTAATGCCGCGGGACCACTTACTCAGCTCTGTGTCCGCCTCACGCCGGCTGCCGCATCCTTGGCGAAAAGGGAGAGTGATCTCAAAAAAAGTATGGCTGCTTCTTTGGTTACAAAACTGCAAAAACTCTTGATGCTTGCCTCCCCATATCACAGGATTTTATTGTCGAAGCTGGTGCATTTGGGTCCTGATCTGGGCATGCCTGTTAACTTCCGTTCACGCCTTTGCAACGATCATCCGGATAAGTTTAAAGTTGTGGATACTTCTTATGGACGTGCTCTCGAGCTTGTTTGTTGGGATTCGAATTTGGCTACCATTATTCCTTCCCATGATGAAATTGAGTCTCTTGGACTCATAGTTGACAGGCCGTTGAAATTCGAACATTTAACACTTCGGAAAGGGCTGAATGTCAAGAGGAGTCATCGCGATTATCTTATTAAATTCAAGGCCGTACCGGATGTGTGTCCGTACACAACTAATTTAGGAAATCTGGTAAAAGAATCAATTGAGGCAGAGAAGAGAGCCTGTGCTGTGGTGAGGGAGGTATTAGGAATTACTGTTGAGAAGAGGACTTTGGTGGATCATTTGACACATTTCAGGAAGGAATTTGGGCTACCAAACAAGCTGAGAGGAATGCTAATCAGGCATCCCGAGTTGTTCTACGTGAGCATAAAAGGGCAAAGAGATTCGGTCTTTCTGGTGGAGGGATACAGTAAAAAGGGTGCACTTTTGGAGAAGGATGAGACATTGGTATTAAAAGATCAGCTTGTTGAACTCGTGCGAGAAGGGAAGAGGTTaagaagagaaaagaaacgGGAGTATATTTTTGGTGATGCCGATAAATGCAATGCTCAAACCGTGGACCCTCGAGTTGATCATGAGGATTATGATGACTGTGACGATGGCTTGGATGATTTGTTCGAACTAGACGAATCTGGTTCAGAGGGTGATGTGAAAGACCTTGAGACCGAGGAGACGATAAGAATGCTAGAGAAAGAGGAATTTTGGACAATGGAGACACCCTCGCTCCATGAAAATGGGGATGACAGTGGTTTGGTTCCATGGTAG
- the LOC140865252 gene encoding transcription factor DIVARICATA-like, with the protein MIKVLGFDEAMETILCPIPTHYDSSWLIHQGKCTAWTKEENKLFERALAKYDEKKTPNRWFKVASMIPGKSVCDVMNHYRELVEDVSNIEAGLVPIPGYLHSSSSSFTNFDLMDDHVMCRKRSGKSSSSTLQERRKGVPWTEDEHRRFLIGLEKHGKGDWRNISRNFVISKTPTQVASHAQKYYLRQVSRGKDKRRPSIHDMTIVDLSNTSSESQKIHRSTKSYGYRSMQKPAMFDHGALMVLDSTLGDSFVAYPLM; encoded by the exons atgatcaagGTACTAGGTTTTGATGAAGCCATGGAAACAATATTGTGCCCGATCCCGACTCATTACGATTCGAGCTGGCTGATACACCAAGGCAAGTGCACGGCATGGACCAAAGAAGAGAACAAGCTATTCGAGCGGGCCTTGGCGAAATACGACGAGAAAAAGACCCCGAACCGATGGTTTAAGGTGGCGTCCATGATCCCGGGGAAATCGGTGTGCGACGTTATGAATCATTACAGGGAGTTGGTGGAGGACGTGAGCAATATCGAGGCCGGCTTGGTTCCGATCCCCGGCTACCTccactcttcttcttccagcttTACTAATTTCGACTTAATGGATGATCATGTCATGTGTAGGAAGAGATCAGGGAAGAGTAGTAGTAGTACCCTTCAAGAGAGGAGGAAAGGGGTGCCCTGGACTGAGGATGAGCACAG ACGATTTCTTATCGGACTCGAAAAGCATGGCAAAGGCGACTGGCGGAACATATCGCGAAATTTCGTGATATCCAAGACGCCGACTCAAGTAGCTAGCCATGCCCAGAAATACTACCTGAGGCAGGTTTCCAGAGGCAAGGACAAGAGAAGGCCGAGCATTCATGACATGACGATAGTCGATCTCTCCAACACCTCGTCCGAGAGCCAAAAAATCCACCGTTCGACCAAATCTTATGGATATAGATCGATGCAGAAGCCTGCTATGTTCGATCATGGGGCACTTATGGTTTTGGACTCGACTCTCGGCGATTCATTCGTTGCTTATCCGCTTATGTAG